In the genome of Candidatus Microbacterium phytovorans, one region contains:
- a CDS encoding RidA family protein: MPERDGGGMPAGGDAARISRHPAPVYPGISDSVRVRTGDLLYLSGVVGLEDDGSAPASFERAVELAYAQLRRALGAGGAAPEDIVRVGVYIARLDDERLRVWRSVRDRIMGGGDLPASTLIGVYSLVGGAQIEIDAVAAV; encoded by the coding sequence GTGCCCGAACGAGACGGGGGCGGGATGCCGGCCGGCGGCGACGCGGCGCGGATCTCCCGGCATCCGGCTCCCGTCTACCCGGGCATCTCCGACAGCGTCCGCGTGCGCACGGGCGACCTGCTCTACCTCTCGGGGGTCGTCGGCCTGGAAGACGACGGCTCTGCGCCGGCCTCGTTCGAGCGGGCCGTCGAACTCGCCTACGCGCAGCTGCGCCGCGCGCTGGGCGCGGGAGGCGCCGCTCCGGAGGACATCGTCCGAGTGGGGGTCTACATCGCGCGGCTCGACGACGAGCGGCTGCGCGTCTGGCGGTCGGTGCGCGACCGGATCATGGGCGGAGGCGACCTCCCCGCGAGCACGCTCATCGGGGTGTACTCGCTCGTCGGCGGCGCCCAGATCGAGATCGACGCCGTCGCCGCCGTCTGA
- the rlmB gene encoding 23S rRNA (guanosine(2251)-2'-O)-methyltransferase RlmB, with protein sequence MAKPGNPSAGKGKKKGPSKGTGGKNRRSLEGRGPTPRAEDRAWHPAGKRKAAAERYAAAGGKGKPGSTTRSSAPRAKKEDDTEFVTGRNSVLEALRARIPATAFYIAQRVEMDDRVKEMLSTVTQRGIPVLEVTRPELDRMAGFDGVHQGVALKVPPYEYAHPQDLLEEIIDRGDLPLLVALDGITDPRNLGAIIRSTAAFGGQGLILPQRRSASVNSAAWKTSAGAAARVPVAVAANLTATLKDFKKQGVFVLGLAGDGDVSLPALELADRPVVIVVGSEGKGLSRLVTETCDQIVSIPISRSTESLNAGIAASVALYQVSTLRSSAQ encoded by the coding sequence GGGAAGAACCGCCGCTCGCTGGAGGGTCGCGGACCGACCCCGAGGGCCGAGGACCGCGCCTGGCATCCGGCCGGGAAGCGCAAGGCGGCCGCGGAGCGGTATGCCGCCGCCGGGGGCAAGGGCAAGCCCGGCAGCACGACCCGCTCCTCTGCGCCGCGCGCGAAGAAGGAGGACGACACCGAGTTCGTCACGGGGCGCAACTCCGTGCTCGAGGCGCTGCGCGCCCGCATCCCGGCGACGGCGTTCTACATCGCCCAGCGGGTGGAGATGGACGACCGCGTCAAGGAGATGCTCTCCACCGTCACCCAGCGCGGCATCCCCGTGCTGGAGGTCACCCGCCCCGAGCTCGACCGGATGGCCGGGTTCGACGGCGTGCACCAGGGCGTGGCCCTCAAGGTGCCGCCCTACGAGTACGCCCATCCGCAGGACCTGCTCGAGGAGATCATCGACCGCGGCGATCTGCCGCTCCTCGTGGCGCTCGACGGCATCACCGACCCCCGCAACCTCGGCGCGATCATCCGCTCCACCGCCGCGTTCGGCGGTCAGGGGCTCATCCTGCCGCAGCGTCGGTCGGCGAGCGTCAACTCGGCGGCATGGAAGACCAGCGCCGGTGCCGCAGCGCGGGTGCCCGTCGCCGTCGCCGCCAACCTGACGGCGACCCTCAAGGACTTCAAGAAGCAGGGCGTCTTCGTGCTGGGCCTCGCCGGCGACGGCGACGTGTCGCTTCCCGCCCTCGAGCTCGCCGACCGCCCGGTCGTCATCGTCGTGGGCTCCGAGGGCAAGGGGCTGTCGCGGCTCGTCACCGAGACGTGCGACCAGATCGTCTCCATCCCGATCTCACGGTCGACGGAGTCGCTGAACGCGGGCATCGCGGCATCCGTCGCGCTGTACCAGGTCTCGACGCTGCGATCCTCGGCCCAGTAG
- a CDS encoding amidohydrolase family protein produces MSNTPTPRAGQPILLRGGIVLTMDDAHTVIPRGDVLVKDGVIAEVGVEVEAPDDALVIDATGGIVMPGMVDTHRHMWQTAMRAYGADWTLTQYFVWYYLQHGAKFRPQDYAAGNLISALDAIESGVTTSVDWSHGLRTVEHGEAAYEALATSPGRFVFAYGNIHQSPWEWTADPAVQRLLIASRDDSRMFGTQIAFDVPNQDEQFPELAAYRVAKELGLRVTTHAGVWGATNDWGIRNAYDAGVMEEGFTYVHAASLSAESYQKIAATGGNVSLATESEDTCGQGYPPIHQLRKYGIPTSLSVDTSVWFSADLFSAMRATVNADRALEHYLAHRLEPAETVTHVKLRAEDAVHMATRGGAQALGKDGEIGSLEVGKLGDVVLLKNEDSPTWAPLINPWGQVVYQAQRGDVHTVLVGGEVVKWEGKVTAGDLRGVRAKLDDTVAYLEREVGDDWIAGQHPDIPESEVLYNPYQYKK; encoded by the coding sequence ATGTCGAACACACCCACCCCCCGCGCCGGCCAGCCGATCCTGCTCCGCGGCGGCATCGTCCTCACGATGGACGACGCGCACACCGTCATCCCCCGCGGCGACGTCCTCGTCAAAGACGGCGTCATCGCCGAGGTGGGAGTCGAGGTCGAAGCCCCGGACGACGCGCTCGTCATCGACGCGACCGGCGGCATCGTCATGCCCGGCATGGTCGACACCCACCGGCACATGTGGCAGACGGCCATGCGCGCCTACGGCGCCGACTGGACCCTCACGCAGTACTTCGTCTGGTACTACCTGCAGCACGGGGCCAAGTTCCGTCCCCAGGACTACGCCGCCGGCAACCTCATCTCGGCCCTCGACGCCATCGAGTCGGGCGTCACGACGAGCGTCGACTGGTCGCACGGGCTGCGCACCGTCGAACACGGCGAAGCCGCGTACGAGGCGCTGGCCACCTCCCCCGGGCGCTTCGTGTTCGCCTACGGGAACATCCACCAGTCTCCGTGGGAGTGGACCGCCGACCCCGCCGTCCAGCGGCTGCTCATCGCCTCGCGCGACGACTCGCGCATGTTCGGCACCCAGATCGCCTTCGACGTGCCGAACCAGGACGAGCAGTTCCCGGAACTCGCGGCCTACCGCGTGGCCAAGGAACTCGGGCTGCGCGTGACCACTCACGCCGGTGTCTGGGGCGCGACCAACGACTGGGGCATCCGCAACGCCTACGACGCGGGCGTCATGGAGGAGGGCTTCACCTACGTCCACGCCGCGTCGCTGAGCGCGGAGTCGTACCAGAAGATCGCCGCGACAGGGGGCAACGTCTCGCTCGCGACCGAGTCGGAGGACACGTGCGGGCAGGGGTATCCCCCCATCCACCAGCTGCGGAAGTACGGCATCCCCACGTCCCTCTCGGTCGACACGAGCGTGTGGTTCAGCGCCGACCTGTTCTCGGCGATGCGGGCCACCGTCAACGCCGACCGGGCGCTCGAGCACTATCTCGCGCACCGGCTCGAGCCGGCCGAGACGGTCACGCACGTGAAGCTCCGGGCCGAAGACGCCGTGCACATGGCGACCCGTGGCGGCGCGCAGGCGCTCGGCAAGGACGGCGAGATCGGTTCGCTGGAGGTCGGGAAGCTCGGCGACGTCGTGCTGCTCAAGAACGAGGACTCCCCCACCTGGGCACCCCTCATCAACCCGTGGGGTCAGGTCGTGTACCAGGCTCAGCGCGGCGACGTGCACACCGTGCTCGTCGGCGGCGAGGTGGTCAAGTGGGAGGGCAAGGTCACCGCGGGCGACCTCCGCGGTGTCCGCGCCAAGCTCGACGACACGGTCGCCTACCTCGAGCGCGAGGTCGGCGACGACTGGATCGCCGGGCAGCACCCCGACATCCCCGAGTCCGAGGTGCTGTACAACCCCTACCAGTACAAGAAGTGA